In one window of Prevotella sp. E13-17 DNA:
- the queC gene encoding 7-cyano-7-deazaguanine synthase QueC translates to MKDSILILSGGVDSTTMLYDYKDRIAMAISFDYGSNHNAREIPFARMHCERLGIRHITIPLQFMATYFRSSLLSGDDAIPEGHYADENMKSTVVPFRNGIMLSIAVGMAESNNLQYVMMANHGGDHTIYPDCRPEFVDAFDATAQAGTYNGVRLLSPYTNLTKAQIAARGKELGIDYSETWSCYRGGEHHCGRCGTCVERREAFEQAGIDDRTVYED, encoded by the coding sequence ATGAAAGACAGCATTTTGATTTTGAGCGGCGGCGTCGATTCTACCACCATGCTCTACGACTACAAAGACCGTATTGCGATGGCCATCTCGTTTGACTATGGCTCCAATCATAATGCCCGTGAGATACCCTTTGCCCGCATGCACTGCGAGCGACTGGGCATCCGTCATATCACCATCCCCCTGCAGTTTATGGCCACCTATTTTCGCAGTTCGCTGCTGTCGGGCGATGATGCCATTCCCGAAGGCCACTATGCCGACGAGAATATGAAGTCAACGGTGGTGCCTTTCCGCAACGGCATCATGCTGTCTATCGCCGTGGGCATGGCCGAGAGCAACAATCTGCAGTATGTGATGATGGCCAACCACGGCGGCGACCACACCATCTATCCCGACTGCCGCCCCGAGTTTGTGGATGCTTTCGATGCCACGGCGCAGGCCGGTACGTACAATGGCGTGCGTCTGTTGTCGCCCTATACCAACCTGACCAAGGCACAGATTGCCGCCCGCGGCAAGGAGCTGGGCATCGACTACAGCGAGACGTGGTCGTGCTATCGTGGTGGCGAGCACCATTGTGGTCGTTGTGGCACCTGCGTAGAGCGCCGTGAGGCATTTGAGCAGGCAGGCATCGACGACCGTACTGTCTATGAAGACTAA
- a CDS encoding lipocalin-like domain-containing protein has translation MRRIFTLLTMGLLALNSTAQTELTQTEAKTLYKTTSKHWISVHDPSVVWEPKTKRYYIFGSHRAQAWTQDLQNWTWFNSPWKVGTNNNASNEDAFVTPQVKKVKKNGQEVDFPAFNAYEWAAAYPTWKDGNGNAWNINGNMWAPDVIWNPVMQKWCQYLSINGPKWNSSIILLTADDIEGPYEYQGPVVISGFGLNANTDYKKTDLELVLGTTLSALPSRYNSPWASTQKPSFPNNIDPCVFYDEEGKLWMAYGSWSGGIFILELDEQTGLRDYDVEYENSNTSDAYFGKKIAGGYYSSGEAPYIEYIGGYYYLFITYGELQQNGDYNMRVYRSKNPNGPYADPAGRSPIYTQYTMNYGNNAPARGEKLVGPYSHWGYMSQGERSQGHNSIIAAPDGRTYLVYHTRFCNDDKASDEGHQVRVHQVFQNKEGWLVAAPFEYNGEEITDADIASNQPFTQEEMIGTYSLLMHKFSNNRTQLEQVEPVEVTLNADGTVTGKYTGKWSMTEGTGYVTLTLNNIVYQGVAVEEVMDNKSMHALAITACGTSGVNIWAHKLMPKYELAWMLNNMTVPVKQNQTVSKDVDLYGMKIGLPNVMLSWQSNQPEVISHYGKYNPSGLTEDVPVVLSARLEAANYYWAQDYKVYAGKENMPTANWKGGMVAHYGFDHQQLSNSFDAAQVATLGKKGTGVVPVLEDNDPMRTGRVTRTYPSVNNNEGYVTIPNPLYGKNLENGATISLWVQRNDNNLYGALLGVTDGSARLFFTGNAYLGFNDGKTENVAGGVWNNWIDLNHPGTTETKLLSQNKWELVTLCFAKDGIRLYVSGAVKNFTAANGKLNGTAVSQAANFDYSLVLEHLAASQYLYLGNGGFWGTPDARYDDLVVYDRTLSFSEVLALNTMENRAFDFWTLNPTGIDDMPQQHAAPATAIFDLQGRVIKNGKSLDSNLPRGIYVINGRKVVVK, from the coding sequence ATGAGGAGAATCTTTACACTGTTAACTATGGGATTGCTGGCACTGAACAGCACCGCCCAGACAGAGTTGACGCAGACTGAGGCGAAGACCTTGTACAAGACTACAAGCAAGCACTGGATCAGCGTGCATGACCCATCTGTGGTATGGGAACCTAAAACCAAGCGATACTATATCTTCGGCTCACATCGTGCGCAGGCCTGGACACAGGATCTGCAGAACTGGACGTGGTTTAACTCGCCATGGAAAGTGGGAACCAACAATAATGCTTCTAACGAAGATGCTTTTGTGACGCCTCAGGTGAAGAAGGTGAAGAAAAATGGCCAGGAGGTTGACTTCCCGGCATTCAATGCCTATGAGTGGGCTGCTGCCTATCCTACGTGGAAAGACGGCAACGGCAATGCGTGGAATATCAATGGCAACATGTGGGCGCCCGACGTGATCTGGAACCCCGTCATGCAGAAATGGTGCCAGTATCTGAGCATCAACGGACCGAAGTGGAATTCGAGCATCATCTTGTTGACGGCCGATGACATCGAGGGTCCCTATGAGTATCAGGGACCTGTGGTGATTAGTGGCTTCGGGTTGAACGCTAACACTGACTATAAGAAGACCGACCTGGAACTGGTGCTCGGCACGACGCTGTCGGCACTGCCTTCGCGCTATAACAGTCCATGGGCCAGCACCCAAAAACCCAGTTTCCCGAACAATATCGACCCTTGCGTGTTCTATGATGAGGAGGGCAAACTGTGGATGGCCTACGGCTCGTGGTCGGGTGGCATCTTTATTTTGGAACTCGACGAGCAGACGGGTCTGCGCGATTATGACGTGGAGTACGAGAATAGCAACACCAGCGATGCCTACTTCGGCAAGAAGATAGCAGGTGGCTACTACTCGTCGGGTGAGGCACCCTACATAGAATATATTGGTGGCTACTACTATCTGTTTATCACCTATGGCGAACTGCAGCAAAACGGCGACTACAACATGCGCGTGTATCGGTCGAAGAACCCCAACGGACCTTATGCCGATCCCGCCGGACGCTCGCCCATCTATACGCAGTACACCATGAACTATGGCAATAATGCGCCTGCCCGTGGCGAGAAGCTGGTAGGTCCCTATAGTCATTGGGGCTACATGTCGCAGGGTGAGCGCTCGCAAGGGCATAACTCGATCATTGCGGCACCCGACGGTCGTACGTATCTGGTCTATCACACCCGTTTCTGCAATGACGACAAAGCCAGTGACGAGGGCCATCAGGTGCGCGTGCACCAAGTGTTCCAAAACAAGGAAGGCTGGCTTGTGGCAGCACCATTTGAATATAATGGAGAGGAAATCACGGATGCTGACATTGCCTCTAACCAGCCTTTCACACAGGAAGAGATGATCGGAACCTACAGTCTGCTGATGCATAAGTTTAGCAACAACCGCACGCAGTTGGAGCAGGTGGAACCTGTAGAGGTGACACTGAATGCTGATGGCACGGTGACAGGTAAGTACACGGGCAAGTGGAGTATGACCGAGGGCACTGGCTACGTCACGCTGACGCTGAACAACATAGTCTATCAGGGCGTTGCTGTCGAGGAAGTGATGGACAACAAGTCGATGCATGCGCTGGCCATCACAGCCTGCGGAACGTCGGGCGTGAACATCTGGGCTCACAAACTGATGCCTAAGTATGAACTGGCATGGATGCTGAACAACATGACGGTGCCTGTGAAGCAGAACCAGACTGTCTCTAAGGATGTGGACCTCTATGGCATGAAGATAGGTTTGCCCAACGTGATGCTGAGCTGGCAGAGCAACCAGCCCGAGGTTATCTCGCACTATGGTAAGTATAACCCCAGCGGACTGACCGAGGATGTGCCGGTGGTGCTCTCGGCACGCTTGGAGGCAGCCAACTACTATTGGGCACAAGACTATAAGGTGTATGCTGGAAAGGAGAACATGCCTACTGCCAATTGGAAGGGTGGCATGGTGGCACACTATGGCTTCGACCACCAGCAGCTCAGCAACTCGTTTGATGCGGCCCAGGTGGCAACGCTGGGTAAGAAGGGTACTGGCGTTGTGCCAGTGCTGGAAGACAATGACCCGATGCGCACCGGACGCGTGACACGCACCTACCCATCGGTCAACAACAACGAGGGTTATGTCACTATTCCTAACCCGCTCTATGGCAAGAACCTGGAGAATGGCGCAACCATCTCGCTGTGGGTGCAGCGCAACGACAACAACCTCTATGGCGCATTGTTGGGCGTAACAGATGGCAGTGCACGGCTGTTCTTCACGGGCAATGCCTATCTGGGTTTCAATGATGGCAAAACAGAGAATGTCGCTGGTGGCGTGTGGAACAACTGGATAGACCTGAACCATCCAGGGACGACCGAGACAAAACTTCTGTCGCAGAACAAGTGGGAGCTTGTGACGCTGTGCTTCGCCAAGGATGGCATCAGACTCTATGTCTCAGGGGCAGTGAAGAATTTTACAGCAGCCAATGGTAAACTAAACGGAACGGCAGTCAGTCAGGCGGCAAACTTTGACTACAGCCTCGTGCTGGAGCACTTGGCGGCCTCGCAATATCTGTATCTCGGCAATGGCGGTTTCTGGGGAACACCCGATGCCCGCTACGATGATCTTGTTGTGTACGACCGTACACTGTCGTTTTCCGAGGTTCTGGCTCTGAACACGATGGAGAACCGTGCGTTTGACTTCTGGACACTGAACCCCACGGGCATCGACGACATGCCACAGCAGCATGCCGCACCGGCAACAGCCATCTTCGACCTGCAAGGCAGGGTCATCAAAAATGGCAAATCGCTGGATAGCAATTTGCCACGTGGAATCTATGTAATCAACGGACGGAAGGTCGTCGTGAAGTGA
- a CDS encoding GDSL-type esterase/lipase family protein, whose amino-acid sequence MKKKALVALLLLVSLMGYAQTKLYLKGNIVTTPILLEQVEDQVWQSEVTLDDSHIFLFSDKYVYFESDQPSYKSNNIRINGGTYTVRFDMTTKAWSFTAPVDAYRISAFGSSVCNGTGATGNKGYAYLYGEQLKKRFNDKTSETPFYVSGIAIGGNTTNDLLNRYAEMTRDHARYVIIGLSMGNEGIHGAADQQKIFNQFANNMQLLIRKIKADGKIPVVMNNYTRADYTTEDYNYIKQMNLLIHSWDVSSVNTLGAIDDGMGHWATGYKDDDYHPTTAGHQEFFYAMTPSLFDAIASGKSQPVRNTTAAMPLGQGDVVSFQGESTVHPFTISLRVKGGDAGRLLTLKATRGTREANLSVNAEGKVVYTSMYDDQMTVDAPINDDQWHTITLTHYYAQRRVLLYVDNKSVEANERINTQFSTIVGDSTSQVSRQFSELFFWRSAFCPEEVEQLNAGKMLKSSLELYVPMVAPDQLENKAMSLNTVNFVSKQTTGIRPAVKTDAPTRCYDLSGRAVKKNRKGIIVQNGRKYTL is encoded by the coding sequence ATGAAGAAAAAAGCATTGGTAGCACTCTTGCTACTCGTTTCACTCATGGGCTATGCCCAAACCAAACTGTACCTAAAGGGAAACATTGTCACCACGCCTATCCTGCTGGAACAGGTCGAAGATCAGGTGTGGCAGTCGGAGGTCACCCTCGACGATTCACACATCTTCTTGTTCAGCGACAAGTATGTTTACTTCGAGTCTGACCAACCTTCCTACAAGTCCAACAACATCCGCATCAATGGCGGCACCTATACCGTGCGCTTCGACATGACGACCAAGGCATGGAGCTTCACCGCCCCCGTCGATGCCTACCGCATCTCAGCTTTCGGATCGTCGGTATGCAACGGCACGGGTGCTACGGGCAACAAAGGCTATGCCTACCTCTACGGCGAACAGCTGAAGAAGCGCTTCAACGATAAAACCAGCGAGACACCTTTCTACGTGTCGGGCATTGCCATTGGCGGCAACACCACCAACGACCTGCTGAACCGCTATGCCGAGATGACCCGCGACCACGCCCGCTATGTCATCATTGGCCTCTCGATGGGCAACGAGGGTATCCATGGCGCTGCCGACCAGCAGAAGATTTTCAATCAGTTTGCCAACAACATGCAGTTGCTCATCCGCAAGATCAAGGCCGACGGCAAGATTCCTGTGGTGATGAACAACTACACCCGCGCCGACTATACCACCGAGGACTATAACTACATCAAGCAGATGAACCTGCTCATCCACAGCTGGGACGTGTCTTCAGTCAACACGCTGGGTGCCATTGATGATGGCATGGGCCACTGGGCAACCGGCTATAAGGACGACGATTACCACCCCACCACGGCTGGTCACCAAGAGTTTTTCTATGCCATGACACCATCACTCTTCGACGCCATCGCCAGCGGCAAGTCACAGCCCGTGCGCAACACCACAGCAGCCATGCCACTGGGGCAGGGCGATGTAGTCAGCTTCCAGGGCGAAAGCACCGTACATCCCTTCACCATCAGCCTGCGTGTGAAAGGCGGCGACGCCGGGAGGCTGCTCACCTTGAAAGCCACCAGAGGTACCCGCGAGGCCAACCTGTCGGTCAATGCCGAGGGTAAAGTGGTTTACACCAGCATGTATGACGACCAGATGACGGTCGATGCTCCAATCAACGACGACCAGTGGCACACCATCACGCTGACTCATTACTACGCTCAGCGCCGTGTGCTGCTCTATGTGGACAACAAATCCGTAGAGGCCAACGAGCGCATCAACACGCAGTTCAGCACCATCGTAGGCGACTCAACCAGTCAGGTATCACGTCAGTTCAGCGAGTTGTTCTTCTGGCGTTCAGCCTTCTGTCCCGAGGAGGTCGAGCAGTTGAATGCCGGCAAGATGCTGAAGTCCAGCCTCGAGCTCTACGTGCCCATGGTTGCCCCCGATCAGTTGGAGAACAAGGCCATGAGCCTCAACACCGTCAACTTCGTGTCTAAGCAGACCACAGGCATCCGTCCTGCGGTAAAAACGGACGCCCCAACAAGATGTTATGACTTGTCGGGGCGTGCAGTTAAAAAGAATCGAAAAGGTATTATCGTGCAGAACGGTCGTAAGTACACTCTGTAA
- a CDS encoding GH92 family glycosyl hydrolase yields MKLKTILLFTSLLSLFSELSAQCWQYVDPRIGSVGVGRTFPGPCMPFGMVKPGPDCGVLPNAGWAEMPAKVTGFSQTHVSGTGGGQKYGNILILPCLVGGDQSEQARREEQIELGYYATTFDNGIRTEITTDERCAYYRFHYPNRGALLVDVTHFLGKNPVPNLRERQQFVGADFQVVSDHEVQGFSCIRGGWNNGGPYTVFFALRTDRPFKAEGNLLTFSDTLVNVKIGISYVGIQKAQKNIGKRNFNQQLQHLRATWEQQLSKISIEGTEQQKRMFYTALYHTMLMPVDKTGENPRWKKGAYYDDYYAIWDTYRTSSPLLTLLCPDREVAMVNALLNIYQHEGYMPDARSGDCNGRTQGGSNADVVVADAMAKGLKGIDYRLALEAMLKDGEVDAGSEHEKHGRGGLNEYIALGYIPYGIPRAGTRTVEYAFNDWCIAQVAKRLGDTGVYQRYMKRSENWKNLWRKDYIYDGMCGFIMPKDAEGQWLDSVPWGHSQVFHPTIAYTPTTKVAPWYVPWWDTFFYEATSEEYSLSIPHDVEGLIEACGGKEAFKQRLDLFFEKGYYNVQNEPSFLSPCLYHWIGRPDLSTQRIHQIINNHYTDLPDGLPGNDDSGAMSSWLAFHMMGLYPLAGTDTYLLNLPLLPHYRFTLPNGQQLEVERTGDAPHFAAVTWNGRPLPAARITHQDLLKGGKLHFTAAPGPAAPAALLRRPAVSAGTPASPSAHIAFTLNRQYRSWPLAYSWRADTLVLTCKQTTYHIPRQEVEQATTFCWLTPQQDGTTYHAVKGTFAFISQKAYAELRAKGAFVYDTITWRKVDETTAAVHVKADIDATEMWIEKNEALPLVLEMRHNPLGIDWTIKSL; encoded by the coding sequence ATGAAACTAAAAACCATACTACTATTTACAAGTCTTCTGAGTCTTTTTTCGGAACTGTCGGCCCAGTGCTGGCAATATGTTGACCCGCGTATTGGCAGCGTGGGCGTGGGACGCACGTTCCCCGGTCCCTGCATGCCTTTCGGCATGGTGAAGCCTGGCCCTGACTGCGGGGTGCTGCCCAATGCGGGATGGGCCGAGATGCCTGCCAAGGTGACGGGCTTCTCGCAGACGCACGTCAGCGGCACGGGCGGCGGACAGAAGTATGGCAACATTCTGATACTGCCGTGCCTTGTGGGCGGTGACCAAAGCGAACAGGCCCGCCGCGAGGAACAGATCGAGCTGGGCTACTATGCCACCACCTTCGACAACGGCATCCGCACGGAGATTACCACCGACGAGCGCTGTGCCTACTACCGCTTTCACTATCCCAACAGGGGGGCGCTGCTGGTGGACGTGACCCATTTTCTGGGCAAGAACCCGGTGCCCAACCTGCGCGAACGTCAGCAGTTTGTGGGTGCAGACTTCCAGGTGGTGTCCGACCATGAGGTGCAGGGATTCTCTTGCATCAGGGGTGGCTGGAACAATGGCGGTCCCTACACGGTGTTCTTTGCCTTGAGGACTGACCGGCCCTTCAAGGCTGAAGGCAACCTACTGACCTTCAGCGACACACTGGTGAACGTAAAGATTGGCATCTCGTATGTCGGCATACAAAAGGCTCAAAAGAACATCGGGAAGCGAAACTTCAACCAGCAACTGCAACACTTGCGCGCCACATGGGAGCAACAGCTGTCGAAGATCAGCATCGAGGGCACCGAACAACAGAAACGTATGTTCTACACGGCGCTCTATCACACCATGCTGATGCCGGTAGATAAGACGGGAGAGAATCCACGATGGAAGAAGGGGGCTTACTACGATGACTATTATGCCATCTGGGACACCTACCGCACCTCGTCGCCACTGCTCACGCTGCTGTGCCCCGATCGCGAGGTGGCCATGGTCAACGCGCTCCTCAACATCTATCAACATGAGGGATATATGCCCGATGCACGCAGTGGCGACTGCAACGGCAGGACACAGGGCGGCTCAAATGCCGACGTGGTGGTGGCCGATGCGATGGCCAAAGGACTGAAAGGCATTGACTACCGCCTGGCTTTGGAGGCAATGTTGAAAGATGGCGAAGTGGATGCTGGCAGCGAACACGAGAAACACGGACGCGGCGGACTGAACGAATATATCGCATTGGGCTATATTCCCTATGGCATCCCGCGTGCCGGCACACGCACCGTGGAATATGCTTTCAACGACTGGTGCATCGCACAGGTGGCCAAACGACTGGGCGACACTGGGGTGTATCAGCGCTATATGAAACGGTCGGAGAACTGGAAGAACCTGTGGCGTAAGGATTATATATACGACGGCATGTGCGGTTTCATCATGCCCAAAGACGCAGAGGGACAGTGGCTCGACTCAGTACCGTGGGGACACTCTCAGGTGTTCCACCCCACGATAGCCTATACGCCAACCACCAAGGTGGCACCATGGTACGTGCCTTGGTGGGACACATTCTTCTATGAAGCTACGAGCGAGGAGTACTCACTCAGCATCCCACACGACGTGGAGGGACTGATCGAGGCTTGCGGTGGCAAGGAGGCATTCAAGCAGCGACTGGACCTATTCTTTGAAAAGGGCTACTACAACGTACAGAACGAGCCTTCCTTCCTCTCACCTTGTCTATACCATTGGATAGGAAGACCCGACCTGAGCACCCAGCGCATCCATCAGATCATCAACAACCACTATACGGACTTGCCAGACGGACTGCCCGGCAACGATGACTCAGGTGCCATGTCGTCGTGGCTGGCTTTCCACATGATGGGACTCTACCCACTGGCAGGCACCGACACCTACCTACTCAACCTCCCGCTACTGCCCCACTACCGCTTCACCCTGCCCAACGGCCAGCAGCTGGAGGTAGAAAGAACGGGCGACGCCCCCCACTTCGCCGCCGTCACCTGGAACGGCCGCCCACTCCCCGCCGCCCGCATCACCCACCAAGACCTCCTAAAAGGCGGCAAGCTCCATTTCACCGCCGCCCCCGGGCCCGCCGCTCCTGCAGCCCTTCTCCGTAGGCCAGCCGTTTCGGCTGGCACTCCCGCCTCCCCCAGCGCCCATATCGCCTTCACCCTGAACCGCCAGTACCGCAGCTGGCCCCTGGCCTACAGCTGGCGCGCTGACACGCTGGTGCTCACCTGCAAGCAGACCACCTACCACATCCCGCGCCAGGAGGTAGAGCAAGCCACCACCTTCTGCTGGCTCACCCCGCAGCAAGACGGCACCACCTACCACGCCGTCAAGGGCACCTTCGCCTTCATTTCGCAAAAGGCCTATGCCGAGCTAAGGGCAAAGGGCGCCTTCGTTTACGACACCATCACATGGCGGAAAGTCGATGAGACGACTGCCGCCGTGCATGTGAAAGCCGACATCGACGCCACGGAGATGTGGATAGAGAAGAACGAAGCACTGCCGCTGGTGCTTGAAATGCGGCATAATCCTTTAGGTATTGACTGGACCATCAAATCACTATGA